The region gtgatcccatggactgtagcccaccaggctcctctatctatgggattctccaggcaagaatactggatccaattgccatttccttcttcaagggatcttctaggcccagggattgaacacaggtctcctgcattgcaggcaaattctttagcactgagccatctgggaagccatatTTCCGGTATCTACCTTCAAAATAAGAATGCTTAGGGTGTCAAGGTAATGTTTCTAATTATACATGAAGAtgtccagttctcccagcacGACTTTTTGAAGAgaccatcttttctccattgtatattcttgcttcctttttcaTAGATTAGTTTACCAGAAGCACCTGCTTCAGGCTTTAAATCCTATTTCATTGACCTATATATCTGTTTTGTGATACCACCATactcttttgattactatagctttgtagtctACTCTGAAATCAGAGAACCCAATTCCtccagctacttttttttttctcttttcttttgaagtaaaggattatataggaatgcaagatatttctgtgtattaactttGCATCATCACATTGTTTGGTAAACTCTAGTCATTTTCTGGTAGTATAGTATTATGGCATCTTCAAACAGTTatggttttacttcttcttttccctatttcttttttcccttattgAGCCTGGCtgaaggcttgtcaattttggttattctttataaaaatcaagctctcaattttattgatcttttcaatttTTGGTCTGTTTCCATTTAGTTTCTACCACTATTTCCTTCTACTGACTCTGAGCTTTCTTGGTTCTACTTTTCTTAATTCCTTTGGATGGTAACCTAGGTGATTTATATGAGAATATCCTTATTCCTTGAGGTACACTTGTGTTGGTATTAAAATCACTCTTACAAGTTTTTGCTGTATCccttatattttggaaatttgtgctctcattttcagtttttttttcttgagaaatatttcctgatttcctctttgatttcttcattttctcattaGGTTTTTAATTATATGCTTTTTAGTTGCCATAGGtttgtgtttttctcattttgtttcctATAGTTGCTTTCTGGTTTCATACCACTGTGCTCCAAAAATGCATAGTGCAGTTTCTATACTTTTAAGATTGAGAAGACTTGTTACCTGGGTTGTCATGTGATCTACTCTGGAGTATACTCCATAAGCactataaaaatgtgttttttttttaatttaatgttctttatatatttactaAGTACAACTATTCTAATGTCATTTAAGACCACTGTTTCCTTAGTGATTTGCTGTCTAGATGATCAGTCCATTGATGAAGAGGAGTTGTTAACATTTTCTGTTGTTCTTGTATTATTGCTGTTTCCCTTCATATAAGTGAATATTTGCTTATCCTTTAGTTTCTCTTATCTTAGGTatacaaagtgaaagttgctcactctttgcaaccccatgactttacagtccatggaattctccaagcaagaatactggagtgggtattcctttcccttctccaggggatcttcccaacccaaggatcaaacccaggtctcctgaattgcaggcagattctttaccagctgagccacaagggaagccctaggtatatatatgttagcaaatatttttaatatgtactcTTCTTATTTTGATTCCTTTCATATTATGTAATGCCCTTTGTCTTATGCAATAAAGGcaaattttctttaaagtctattttttctggTATGGATATTGCAACCCCCCTTTCTTATAATGTTCATATACATAAAATACCTTTTCCATTCCCTTCCATTCCATTCTCTTGCATTCATTCTTTGTGAAAATTTGTCTGAAGTTAGTCTCTTGTAtgcagtatatatatgtgtgctaagtcgctcagtcatatctgactctttgtgaccccatggattgtagcctgccaggctcttctggctgtggaattttttaggcaaaaatactggagtgggttgccacttccttctctaggtgatcttcccaacccagggactgaacttgcattttccacatttcctgtattggcaggcagtttctttactactgcaccacctgggaagcccagcatatAAATGGGCTTTGCTTTTTTATCCACTCAGCTACCTTATGTCTCTTTATTGAATCACTTATTCCATTGGcacttaaagtaattattgatatgtaagtACTTGCTGAAATTTTATTACtcattttccagtttttatagttcttctaaAATCATTCAGGATAATAAATGTCATTTGAGAAAAATCTTTAATTAACCCATGTTGTAccacaaaattaataaaaatttccaaGTCTTTCCTCTCCAAGGCTGAGAAAAAACTTTGTGAATGTAGGAAAATgcacaaataaaaatggaaaagtagggaaatggacaaaagaaaatgaacaaaaaatcagCAGATAGAGGGGGAAACTTAAAATAGTGTGTATACAAATTGTCTGAAGTGTTcaaatcaaagaaatggaaattttaagaaattaatacaaACAGCAAGTTCAACACCCAGAATCTGATCAAACAATAGGGATTCCTTGTTTCAAGGTTTTGCATCATTCTTCAAGGATGATTCTTCAGATCCAGaacaattttcctttttataaccgCCATCTGAAAGAATCTTTTCAGAGcactttttatgtctttatttctcagactgtagatgaaggggttcaacatgggtgtgaccacagtgtacatcaccgAGGCTGTTGCACTTGAGTGTGAGCTGTGGGCACCAGCAGAACTAAGGTACACGCCTAGGCTTGAACAGTAATATAAGAAGACAACTGAGAGGTGCGATACACAGGtggaaaatgctttatatttCCCCTGAGGTGATGAGATTCCACGTATGGAGAACACTATCTTAGAGTAAGAGTAAAGAATACCAGCCAGGGGGCCGCCACCCAACAGCACTGatgtaaaatacataaaaacatcACTAAGGAAAGTGTCACAACAGGCAAGTAGTACAACCTGTTTgatttcacagaaaaagtgggggaTTTCCAAGTCTGTACAGAAGGACAGCTGTAACACCAGCAAGCTTTCTAACAAGGAAAACAGGGCACTAATGAGCCAGCACACCAGCACCAGCAGTCCACAGAGTCGGGGGTTCATGATGACCGTGTAGTGCAGGGGGCGGCAGATGGCCAagaagcggtcataggccatcacagtcagCAGAAAATCATCCAGTGCTGCAAACAGCATGTAAAAATACATCTGGGTGATGCACCCTCCATAGGAAATAGCTTTACTCTGGATCTGTATATTTATTAACATCTTTAGGATTGTTGTGGTAGTGAAACAGATGTCAATAAAGGACAAGTTGGAgatgaagaagtacatgggggtgtgaagATGGGAGTCTGAACTGacagccagga is a window of Muntiacus reevesi chromosome 1, mMunRee1.1, whole genome shotgun sequence DNA encoding:
- the LOC136157335 gene encoding olfactory receptor 7A17-like produces the protein MVPGNDTQNSGFLLQGLSVEPELQPFIFGMFLSMYLITVFGNLLIILAVSSDSHLHTPMYFFISNLSFIDICFTTTTILKMLINIQIQSKAISYGGCITQMYFYMLFAALDDFLLTVMAYDRFLAICRPLHYTVIMNPRLCGLLVLVCWLISALFSLLESLLVLQLSFCTDLEIPHFFCEIKQVVLLACCDTFLSDVFMYFTSVLLGGGPLAGILYSYSKIVFSIRGISSPQGKYKAFSTCVSHLSVVFLYYCSSLGVYLSSAGAHSSHSSATASVMYTVVTPMLNPFIYSLRNKDIKSALKRFFQMAVIKRKIVLDLKNHP